Proteins from a single region of Chanodichthys erythropterus isolate Z2021 chromosome 13, ASM2448905v1, whole genome shotgun sequence:
- the spaw gene encoding southpaw: MSIQPIILFATLAASLIHVECVKIDNPGALMRGSYSDYSLQSYPRYPLYMMQLYRDFSGKMATTPARVDSPTLQQSDFVLSLIAQDCHQTGERWTVTFDMSSLSASDNIQLSELRIRLPAFSASRRVIVDIFHLRKQDCESDSVFCRDKRLFLGSIKSVPDTPTSTWRVFNVTELLEHWLNKETEAETEQVPTPVDREDTGSGQDLMEDTGSGGGILEPVTTKSRRRKIQHPTAERVMIVVFYKNNFSHSGQRASSLINTVAHSKYVILNRAPDAAQGRRHKRNRVERMRVQTDDRNATGIEQQQGMLCRRVDMWVDFDQIGWDEWIVHPKRYNAYRCEGECPSPLDESFNPTNHAYMQSLLKLYHPERVTCPSCAPTRLSPLSMLYYEGDGVVMRHHEDMIVEECGCQ; this comes from the exons ATGTCGATCCAGCCAATCATATTGTTCGCTACCTTGGCGGCTTCTCTGATACACGTCGAGTGCGTGAAGATCGATAACCCCGGCGCGCTCATGAGAGGCTCATATTCCGACTACAGTCTCCAGTCGTATCCAAGGTACCCTCTGTACATGATGCAGTTATACAGAGACTTCAGCGGGAAGATGGCAACTACTCCAGCCAGAGTCGACAGCCCAACTCTTCAGCAGTCTGACTTCGTCCTAAGCTTGATTGCTCAAG ACTGTCACCAAACTGGAGAGCGATGGACCGTCACTTTTGACATGTCTTCCCTCTCAGCGAGTGACAATATTCAACTTTCGGAGCTCCGCATCCGTCTTCCCGCCTTTTCTGCATCCAGGCGCGTTATTGTGGATATCTTCCACTTGCGCAAACAGGATTGTGAGTCGGACTCGGTGTTTTGTCGCGATAAGAGACTTTTTCTGGGCAGCATCAAGTCGGTGCCCGACACTCCAACTTCAACCTGGAGAGTTTTCAATGTCACAGAGCTACTCGAACACTGGTTGAATAAGGAAACGGAAGCAGAGACCGAGCAGGTCCCGACACCAGTGGACAGAGAGGACACTGGAAGCGGCCAAGACTTAATGGAAGACACTGGAAGCGGGGGAGGCATACTTGAACCAGTTACTACAAAGAGTCGGCGACGAAAAATCCAGCATCCCACAGCAGAACGAGTTATGATTGTAGTTTTCTACAAAAACAATTTCTCCCACAGTGGCCAACGTGCCTCCAGCTTGATCAATACAGTGGCGCACTCCAAATATGTCATCCTGAACCGGGCTCCAGACGCCGCTCAAGGTCGGCGCCACAAAAGGAACCGGGTCGAAAGGATGCGCGTTCAGACGGACGATAGAAACGCGACGGGAATAGAGCAACAACAAGGAATGCTCTGTCGGCGAGTTGATATGTGGGTGGATTTTGATCAAATTGGATGGGATGAATGGATCGTACACCCGAAGCGTTATAACGCATACCGCTGCGAAGGCGAATGTCCAAGTCCACTGGACGAGTCTTTCAACCCAACAAACCACGCCTATATGCAG aGCTTGCTGAAGCTTTACCATCCGGAGCGCGTTACCTGTCCATCATGTGCGCCGACGCGCCTCAGCCCCCTCTCCATGCTGTACTATGAAGGCGACGGTGTGGTCATGCGCCACCACGAGGACATGATCGTGGAGGAATGCGGCTGTCAGTGA